One Dictyoglomus thermophilum H-6-12 DNA window includes the following coding sequences:
- the cas4 gene encoding CRISPR-associated protein Cas4, translated as MSFINGTLIASYFICKRELWLMAHELIPDQENSFLEMGRFIEEEAYRDEEKGFLIGEMKIDIVKQGDENIIIGEIKKSSRSELSGIMQLSYYLMRLREYGIVAKGEVLIPKERKKIPVEINEEIEGRLIEAIKDINMIISEPYPPKPEKIKYCNHCAYKEFCWA; from the coding sequence ATGTCTTTTATAAATGGTACTTTAATAGCAAGTTATTTTATATGCAAAAGGGAGCTTTGGTTAATGGCTCATGAGTTGATTCCTGATCAGGAAAACTCATTTTTAGAGATGGGAAGATTTATAGAAGAGGAAGCTTATAGGGACGAAGAAAAGGGATTTTTAATTGGGGAGATGAAAATAGATATAGTAAAACAAGGAGACGAAAATATCATTATCGGAGAAATTAAAAAATCAAGTAGATCTGAATTGTCTGGAATAATGCAACTCTCATATTATCTAATGAGGTTAAGAGAATATGGCATCGTAGCTAAAGGAGAAGTGTTAATCCCTAAGGAGAGAAAAAAGATTCCTGTTGAAATCAATGAGGAAATTGAGGGAAGGCTAATTGAAGCTATAAAAGATATAAATATGATCATTTCAGAGCCTTATCCTCCAAAACCTGAAAAGATAAAGTATTGTAATCATTGTGCATATAAGGAGTTTTGTTGGGCATGA
- the cas1b gene encoding type I-B CRISPR-associated endonuclease Cas1b, with product MSESIYIFSSGELKRKHNTVYFETSDGEQKYLPIENIRDIHFFGQVTLNKEFLEFVSQKNVILHFYNYYDYYVGSYYPREHYNSGYMILKQAEHYLDYEKRLLLARKFVVGAIENIKKVLGYYISRGKESLKEKLERIEFLEESAYAEDQVEGLMGIEGNVRDIYYSCFNEITEREEFFIDERTKKPPSNNMNALISFGNSLLYTAVLSEIYKTHLDPRIGYLHTTNFRRFTLNLDIAEIFKPVIVDRVIFSLVNKGAITPRDFEEKLGGIYLKEKGRKLFVQNFEERMKVTIQYKNLGKVSYRRLIRLELYKLEKHLMGEEEYQPYISQW from the coding sequence ATGAGCGAGAGTATTTACATATTTTCTAGTGGAGAATTGAAAAGAAAGCATAATACAGTATACTTTGAGACTTCAGATGGAGAACAGAAGTATCTTCCTATAGAAAACATAAGAGATATACATTTCTTTGGACAGGTTACTCTGAATAAGGAATTTTTAGAATTTGTTTCTCAGAAAAATGTAATACTGCATTTTTATAACTACTATGACTATTATGTAGGAAGTTATTATCCACGGGAGCACTATAACTCAGGGTATATGATACTAAAACAAGCAGAACATTATTTAGATTACGAGAAAAGACTTTTGCTTGCAAGAAAATTCGTGGTAGGAGCAATAGAAAATATCAAGAAAGTTTTAGGATATTATATTTCAAGAGGAAAAGAAAGCTTAAAAGAAAAATTAGAAAGAATAGAGTTTTTAGAAGAAAGTGCGTATGCCGAGGATCAGGTAGAAGGTTTAATGGGTATAGAGGGAAATGTGAGAGATATTTATTATTCATGCTTTAATGAAATAACCGAAAGGGAAGAATTTTTCATAGATGAAAGGACCAAAAAGCCTCCTTCTAACAATATGAATGCCTTAATAAGCTTTGGAAATTCTCTACTTTATACTGCTGTACTTTCAGAAATCTATAAAACCCATTTGGATCCGAGGATTGGTTATTTGCATACTACAAATTTTCGAAGGTTCACTTTAAATTTAGATATAGCTGAAATCTTTAAACCAGTAATTGTGGACAGAGTTATCTTTTCTTTAGTGAATAAAGGAGCAATAACCCCAAGAGATTTCGAAGAAAAACTTGGAGGCATCTATTTGAAGGAAAAAGGAAGAAAATTATTTGTCCAAAATTTTGAAGAAAGAATGAAGGTTACTATTCAATACAAGAATTTAGGTAAAGTCTCTTATAGAAGGTTAATAAGACTGGAACTTTATAAACTTGAAAAACATTTAATGGGAGAAGAAGAATACCAGCCTTATATTTCCCAGTGGTAG
- the cas2 gene encoding CRISPR-associated endonuclease Cas2, whose product MYVIMVYDVNQKRVAKVLNIARKYLEWIQNSVLEGELTEAKFERLKREVELVIDEEEDSVIFYIMRTIKYSERQILGIEKNKREQIL is encoded by the coding sequence ATGTATGTGATTATGGTTTATGATGTTAATCAGAAAAGAGTAGCAAAGGTACTAAACATAGCAAGAAAATATTTGGAATGGATTCAAAATTCAGTGTTAGAAGGAGAGTTAACCGAAGCTAAATTTGAGCGTTTAAAAAGGGAAGTTGAACTTGTTATTGATGAAGAAGAGGATTCAGTCATCTTTTACATAATGAGAACTATTAAATATAGTGAGAGACAAATACTTGGTATAGAAAAAAATAAGAGAGAACAGATACTGTAG
- a CDS encoding class II glutamine amidotransferase translates to MLREGEIRIPSACGLIGYINRKRKLISGYHIVSAMTVMRERGNGLGAGFAGYGIYPDREDYYAFHLFYEDTKAKEETSKFLYEYFDVVQEEKIPTRKVKTIKNPPIIWRYFLKPKEEYLAEEEILEEDFVVEKVMEINTKIDGAYVFSSGKNMGVFKGVGYPEDIGEFYRLEEYKGYIWTAHTRFPTNTPGWWGGAHPFSLLDWSVVHNGEISSYGTNARYVEMFGYKCTLRTDTEVITYIIDLLIRKHKLPWDIVAKILSAPFYSVIERMDEEEKKKMKAMRAVYQSCLLNGPFAIIVGFSQGIVALNDRIKLRPLVAAEKGEVLYVASEEAAIREICSNPDKVWMPKGGEPVIGLLEEVGVLV, encoded by the coding sequence ATGCTTAGAGAAGGTGAGATAAGAATCCCATCTGCCTGCGGACTAATAGGCTATATTAATAGAAAAAGGAAACTTATCTCAGGATATCATATCGTTAGTGCTATGACTGTAATGAGAGAGCGAGGGAATGGTTTAGGAGCAGGTTTTGCAGGTTATGGAATATATCCAGACAGAGAGGATTATTATGCTTTTCATCTTTTCTATGAAGATACAAAGGCAAAAGAAGAAACTTCCAAATTTCTTTATGAATATTTTGATGTAGTTCAAGAAGAAAAAATCCCCACAAGGAAAGTTAAAACTATTAAAAATCCGCCTATTATATGGAGATATTTTTTAAAACCTAAAGAGGAATATTTAGCAGAAGAGGAAATTTTGGAGGAGGATTTTGTAGTAGAAAAGGTTATGGAGATTAATACTAAGATTGATGGAGCATACGTCTTTTCCAGTGGGAAAAACATGGGGGTATTTAAAGGAGTAGGCTATCCTGAAGATATAGGAGAATTTTACAGATTAGAAGAATATAAAGGATATATTTGGACTGCTCATACCCGTTTCCCTACAAATACTCCAGGGTGGTGGGGCGGAGCACATCCTTTCTCCCTTTTAGACTGGAGTGTGGTCCATAATGGAGAGATTTCTTCTTATGGGACTAACGCAAGATATGTGGAAATGTTTGGATACAAATGTACCTTAAGGACAGATACAGAGGTCATTACATATATTATTGACCTACTAATAAGAAAGCACAAATTACCATGGGATATTGTTGCGAAAATACTTTCTGCTCCCTTTTACAGTGTTATTGAGAGGATGGATGAAGAAGAAAAGAAGAAGATGAAGGCTATGAGGGCTGTATATCAGAGTTGTCTTCTTAATGGGCCTTTTGCTATTATTGTAGGATTTTCTCAGGGAATAGTTGCCCTTAATGATCGAATTAAGTTGAGACCTTTGGTGGCAGCGGAAAAAGGGGAAGTTTTATATGTGGCTTCTGAAGAAGCTGCCATAAGAGAAATTTGCAGTAATCCTGATAAAGTCTGGATGCCTAAGGGAGGAGAGCCAGTAATAGGACTTCTGGAAGAAGTGGGGGTTTTAGTATGA
- a CDS encoding glutamate synthase-related protein → MKTLYESDFIVIRDETKCIRCKVCVRQCANDVHEYDEEEDRIISDNSRCVGCHRCVALCPTKAITIMRNPLEFRENYQWNARAIKDIYKQAETGGILLTGMGNDKAYPIYWDKLLINASQVTNPSIDPLREPMEIKTFIGRKPEKLEFDEEGRLLTKMPPQLELEVPVMFSAMSFGSISLNACESLARAAVEVGTYWNTGEGGLHKKLYPYKHRAIVQCASGRFGVDIEYLYSGAAIEIKIGQGAKPGIGGHLPGEKVGEEVSATRMIPIGTDALSPAPQHDIYSIEDLRQLIFALKEAVNYEKPVGVKIAAVHNVAAIASGIARAGADFIAIDGFRGGTGAAPTRIRDNVGIPIELALAAVDSRLREEGIRNQVSIIVAGSIRNSADVIKAIALGADAVYIGTAALISLGCHLCQNCHTGKCNWGIATQDPKLVKRLNPEIGARRAANLLKAWAHEIKEMLGGMGINAIESLRGNRLMLRGVGLTEKELSILGVKHAGEGM, encoded by the coding sequence ATGAAGACATTGTATGAATCTGATTTTATAGTAATAAGAGATGAAACTAAATGTATTAGGTGTAAGGTTTGTGTAAGACAATGTGCTAATGATGTTCATGAGTATGATGAAGAAGAAGATAGAATAATCTCTGATAATTCAAGATGTGTGGGATGCCATAGATGTGTAGCTTTGTGTCCTACAAAGGCAATAACAATAATGAGGAATCCATTGGAGTTTAGGGAGAATTATCAATGGAATGCAAGAGCTATAAAAGATATATATAAGCAGGCAGAAACCGGAGGTATTCTTCTCACAGGAATGGGAAATGATAAAGCTTATCCTATATATTGGGATAAGCTTTTGATAAATGCAAGTCAAGTGACAAATCCCTCCATTGATCCTCTAAGGGAACCTATGGAAATAAAGACCTTTATAGGTAGAAAACCTGAAAAATTAGAATTTGATGAGGAAGGAAGATTATTAACCAAGATGCCTCCTCAATTGGAATTAGAAGTTCCTGTTATGTTTTCTGCCATGTCTTTTGGTTCTATTAGTCTCAATGCATGCGAGTCCTTGGCGAGGGCTGCAGTAGAAGTGGGAACTTATTGGAATACAGGTGAAGGAGGACTTCATAAAAAGCTTTACCCATATAAACATCGTGCTATAGTTCAGTGTGCTTCAGGAAGATTTGGGGTAGATATAGAATATCTCTATTCTGGAGCTGCTATTGAGATAAAGATTGGACAAGGAGCAAAGCCTGGAATAGGAGGACATCTTCCCGGAGAAAAGGTGGGAGAAGAGGTATCTGCTACACGTATGATTCCTATAGGGACTGATGCTTTATCTCCTGCTCCTCAGCATGATATCTATTCCATTGAGGATTTAAGGCAACTTATCTTTGCACTGAAGGAGGCAGTAAATTATGAAAAACCTGTAGGAGTAAAGATTGCTGCAGTTCATAATGTGGCAGCAATTGCTTCGGGAATTGCAAGGGCAGGAGCAGACTTTATAGCTATTGATGGATTTAGGGGGGGAACAGGAGCAGCTCCTACAAGAATAAGGGATAATGTAGGAATTCCTATTGAACTTGCTTTGGCAGCAGTAGATTCTCGTCTAAGAGAAGAGGGAATAAGAAATCAGGTATCCATAATAGTAGCAGGGTCTATAAGAAATAGCGCAGATGTGATTAAGGCAATTGCTTTAGGAGCAGATGCGGTTTACATTGGTACTGCCGCTCTTATATCCTTAGGTTGTCATCTTTGTCAAAATTGTCATACAGGGAAATGCAATTGGGGTATTGCGACTCAGGACCCTAAATTAGTAAAAAGGCTAAATCCAGAGATAGGAGCAAGAAGAGCAGCGAATCTTTTAAAAGCTTGGGCGCACGAGATAAAAGAGATGTTAGGTGGCATGGGGATTAATGCCATAGAAAGTTTAAGGGGAAATAGATTAATGCTTAGAGGAGTTGGTTTGACAGAAAAGGAGCTTTCCATATTGGGAGTAAAACATGCTGGGGAGGGAATGTAA
- a CDS encoding 4Fe-4S dicluster domain-containing protein: MLVKTKKRIYPKEEVCIGCHLCEIYCVLAHSGTRDLIKAFKKKDRPSPRVIVEEKEGVHVTFALQCRHCDDPLCIKACITGAMHRDENTGAILCDEEKCVGCWSCILVCPYGAIRRGENKKVASKCDLCIEKGDPICVQNCPNSALELVEV, translated from the coding sequence ATGTTAGTTAAAACTAAAAAGAGAATATATCCTAAGGAAGAAGTATGTATTGGATGCCATCTTTGTGAGATATATTGTGTTCTTGCTCATTCTGGGACTCGAGATTTAATTAAGGCTTTTAAAAAGAAAGATAGACCTTCTCCTAGGGTTATTGTAGAAGAAAAAGAGGGAGTACATGTGACTTTTGCATTACAATGTCGCCATTGCGATGATCCTTTATGTATTAAAGCCTGTATTACGGGTGCCATGCATAGAGATGAAAACACAGGAGCCATCTTATGTGATGAAGAAAAATGTGTAGGGTGTTGGTCTTGTATTTTGGTATGTCCCTATGGAGCAATAAGAAGAGGAGAGAATAAGAAAGTAGCGTCAAAATGTGATCTTTGTATTGAGAAAGGAGATCCTATTTGTGTTCAAAATTGCCCTAACTCTGCATTGGAACTAGTTGAAGTTTAA
- a CDS encoding NAD(P)/FAD-dependent oxidoreductase → MKYVIIGNSIAAAGCIEGIRKIDNENEIIVISQEPYHIYSRPLISYWLSGKINEEKIYYRPWDYYEKYRVKPILGRKVERVDFDEKKLYLDNNDEIYYDKLLIATGGKPFIPNILGLAKKNVFTFIKFDDVKAIDKAICPGAKAVVVGGGLSGLKAAEALIKRGCEVTVIELAERILGSILDDEGAKLVQNELEKYGIKFVLKNSVIEILGEERVEKIKLQTQEEIPADLVIFSIGVVPNVDIFKDTPLKINRGIIVNTKMETNIPDVYAAGDVVEAFDLILGEKRVIPILPNAYIQGEVAGINMAGGDFEYEGSFPINSIGFFDIHMMTGGIVNPKEDCEVLKRLERDRKIYRKICLKDGRILGFIFINSFDRTGMIVDLMKNKVDVSGFKERLLLDNFGFLDLPKEVRREKIWRV, encoded by the coding sequence TTGAAATATGTAATAATAGGGAATTCCATTGCTGCTGCAGGTTGTATAGAAGGAATAAGAAAAATAGATAATGAGAATGAGATTATTGTGATTTCCCAAGAACCATACCATATATATTCAAGACCTTTAATATCTTATTGGCTTTCAGGGAAGATAAATGAGGAGAAAATCTATTATCGTCCTTGGGATTATTATGAAAAATATAGAGTAAAGCCTATTTTGGGAAGGAAGGTAGAAAGGGTAGACTTTGATGAAAAGAAATTATATTTGGATAACAATGACGAAATTTATTATGACAAATTGTTAATAGCCACTGGTGGAAAACCGTTTATTCCTAATATTCTAGGACTTGCTAAGAAAAATGTTTTTACTTTTATAAAATTTGACGATGTGAAGGCAATAGATAAAGCGATCTGTCCTGGAGCGAAGGCAGTAGTAGTTGGTGGAGGGCTAAGTGGATTAAAGGCGGCAGAAGCATTAATAAAGAGAGGATGTGAAGTAACTGTTATAGAGCTTGCAGAAAGAATTTTAGGTTCTATCTTAGATGATGAAGGGGCAAAATTGGTCCAGAATGAATTGGAGAAATATGGGATAAAATTTGTTTTAAAGAATTCTGTAATAGAAATACTTGGGGAGGAAAGAGTAGAAAAGATAAAACTTCAAACCCAAGAAGAGATTCCTGCCGATTTAGTTATCTTCTCCATAGGAGTAGTTCCTAATGTGGATATTTTTAAAGATACACCTTTAAAGATTAACAGGGGAATAATTGTAAATACAAAGATGGAAACAAATATACCTGATGTTTATGCTGCAGGAGATGTTGTAGAGGCTTTTGACTTAATTTTGGGGGAAAAGAGAGTAATTCCCATTTTACCCAATGCATATATTCAGGGAGAAGTTGCAGGTATAAATATGGCAGGAGGAGATTTTGAGTATGAAGGGAGTTTTCCCATAAATTCCATAGGATTTTTTGACATTCATATGATGACAGGAGGAATAGTGAATCCAAAAGAAGATTGTGAGGTATTAAAAAGGTTAGAAAGGGATAGGAAGATATATAGAAAGATATGTTTAAAGGATGGAAGAATTTTGGGATTTATATTTATAAATTCCTTTGATAGGACAGGAATGATTGTAGATTTGATGAAAAACAAAGTGGACGTGTCAGGTTTTAAAGAAAGGCTTCTTTTGGACAATTTTGGTTTCTTAGATCTTCCAAAAGAAGTAAGAAGAGAGAAGATATGGAGGGTATAG